The Tachypleus tridentatus isolate NWPU-2018 chromosome 5, ASM421037v1, whole genome shotgun sequence genome includes a window with the following:
- the LOC143250425 gene encoding stimulator of interferon genes protein-like isoform X3: MYIRRELLMNNSTLYWSVFMENFDSYCALLIIMSVVFQFKKPNQVELSQIMEDNKLSIGRRLAFCYYSSYLKIVLNPDFGLTFRERIVQYEQQYGTSILVKKLFILVTESGFIHRNLEHYGDENIKRAHQLPDLERDRAGTQNRTYKNTVYEISVNKDKPLRCVVEGATPLLSMREMSHAANSGLTEDKLKEEILQFYHELNNLLEADVACSNSYELILYKDSSDGHNEPLSHVVKNSIEESLAKEYRSI; this comes from the exons ATGTACATAAGACGAGAG TTACTGATGAATAATTCAACTCTCTATTGGTCAGTCTTTATGGAAAATTTTGACAGCTATTGTGCTCTGTTGATCATAATGTCAGTTGTCTTTCAATTTAAG AAGCCGAATCAGGTGGAGTTGAGTCAGATTATGGAAGACAATAAACTTAGTATTGGACGCCGCCTTGCCTTCTGCTATTACTCGTCTTACCTGAAGATTGTGCTGAACCCGGACTTTGGATTGA caTTTAGAGAAAGAATTGTGCAGTATGAACAGCAATATGGCACCTCTATCCTTGTGAAGAAACTGTTTATACTTGTCACAGAGTCAGGTTTCATTCACAGGAACCTCGAGCATTATGGAGACGAAAATATTAAACGTGCTCATCAGCTACCAGATCTAGAACGGGACAGAGCTGGAACACAAAATCGAACATACAAGAACACAGTGTATGAGATCAGTGTAAATAAAGATAAG CCACTAAGGTGTGTTGTGGAAGGAGCCACACCTCTTTTGTCCATGAGGGAGATGTCTCACGCCGCTAATAGTGGACTAACTGAAGACAAACTAAAGGAAGAAATTCTTCAGTTCTATCATGAACTTAATAATCTTCTAGAAGCTGATGTTGCTTGTTCCAATTCTTATGAGCTTATACTTTACAAAG ATAGTAGTGATGGCCACAATGAACCGTTATCTCACGTGGTTAAAAATTCCATCGAGGAGAGCCTGGCCAAGGAATACCGGAGTATTTAA
- the LOC143250425 gene encoding stimulator of interferon genes protein-like isoform X4 produces MLVSVTLLMNNSTLYWSVFMENFDSYCALLIIMSVVFQFKKPNQVELSQIMEDNKLSIGRRLAFCYYSSYLKIVLNPDFGLTFRERIVQYEQQYGTSILVKKLFILVTESGFIHRNLEHYGDENIKRAHQLPDLERDRAGTQNRTYKNTVYEISVNKDKPLRCVVEGATPLLSMREMSHAANSGLTEDKLKEEILQFYHELNNLLEADVACSNSYELILYKDSSDGHNEPLSHVVKNSIEESLAKEYRSI; encoded by the exons ATGCTGGTTTCAGTAACA TTACTGATGAATAATTCAACTCTCTATTGGTCAGTCTTTATGGAAAATTTTGACAGCTATTGTGCTCTGTTGATCATAATGTCAGTTGTCTTTCAATTTAAG AAGCCGAATCAGGTGGAGTTGAGTCAGATTATGGAAGACAATAAACTTAGTATTGGACGCCGCCTTGCCTTCTGCTATTACTCGTCTTACCTGAAGATTGTGCTGAACCCGGACTTTGGATTGA caTTTAGAGAAAGAATTGTGCAGTATGAACAGCAATATGGCACCTCTATCCTTGTGAAGAAACTGTTTATACTTGTCACAGAGTCAGGTTTCATTCACAGGAACCTCGAGCATTATGGAGACGAAAATATTAAACGTGCTCATCAGCTACCAGATCTAGAACGGGACAGAGCTGGAACACAAAATCGAACATACAAGAACACAGTGTATGAGATCAGTGTAAATAAAGATAAG CCACTAAGGTGTGTTGTGGAAGGAGCCACACCTCTTTTGTCCATGAGGGAGATGTCTCACGCCGCTAATAGTGGACTAACTGAAGACAAACTAAAGGAAGAAATTCTTCAGTTCTATCATGAACTTAATAATCTTCTAGAAGCTGATGTTGCTTGTTCCAATTCTTATGAGCTTATACTTTACAAAG ATAGTAGTGATGGCCACAATGAACCGTTATCTCACGTGGTTAAAAATTCCATCGAGGAGAGCCTGGCCAAGGAATACCGGAGTATTTAA